In one window of Drosophila innubila isolate TH190305 chromosome 2L unlocalized genomic scaffold, UK_Dinn_1.0 4_B_2L, whole genome shotgun sequence DNA:
- the LOC117780364 gene encoding salivary glue protein Sgs-3-like isoform X5 codes for MKIQYVLLPLVALLVANTGAANIRSSVKTVNNDLYRRYVCAKKPDGFRTLRPGSCSQFFECQAGVAIPKTCLRFFDSKAQKCVDYNIGCVEVKQTTNKKDIENITPPCETTTPPWEETTTTCSTPAEKPTTTTCSTPAEKPTTTTCSTPAEKPTTTTCSTPAEKPTTTTCSTPADKPTTTTCTTPAKKPTTTTCSTPAEKPTTTTCSTPAEKPTTTTTPAAKPTTTTCTTPAEAPTTTTTCTTTPATPPTTTTCTTPAEIPTTTTCSTPAEKPTTTTCSTPAEKPTTTTTPAAKPTTTTCSTPAEKPTTTTCTTPAEAPTTTTTCTTTPATPPTTTTCTTTPVGTSTTTTCSPPTTKPCAEPTTTVCPTLESTTATAASWWRLW; via the exons ATGAAGATCCAATAtg TCCTTTTGCCCCTTGTGGCTCTTTTAGTGGCCAACACCGGAGCGGCCAACATTAGATCCTCGGTAAAGACCGTTAATAATGACCTATATCGTCGGTATGTCTGTGCCAAAAAGCCCGATGGATTTCGTACTCTGAGACCTGGCAGTTGCTCACAGTTCTTTGAGTGTCAGGCTGGCGTTGCCATTCCCAAAACTTGCCTCCGTTTCTTTGATTCTAAGGCCCAGAAGTGTGTGGACTACAACATAGGCTGTGTTGAGGTTAAACAGACGACGAATAAGAAagatatagaaaatataacaCCACCATGTGAGACAACCACGCCACCGTGGGaggaaacaacaaccacttgcTCCACTCCGGCTGAGAAACCCACAACAACCACCTGCTCAACTCCGGCtgaaaaaccaacaacaaccacttgcTCAACTCCGGCTgagaaaccaacaacaaccacttgcTCAACTCCGGCTGAGAAACCCACAACAACCACCTGCTCAACTCCAGCTGataaaccaacaacaacaacctgcACCACTCCAGctaaaaaaccaacaacaaccacttgcTCAACTCCGGCTgagaaaccaacaacaaccacttgcTCAACTCCGGCTGAGA aaccaacaacaaccacaactcCCGCtgca aaaccaacaacaaccacttgcACCACTCCAGCTGAGGCACCGACAACAACCACCACGTGTACAACAACTCCTGCCacgccaccaacaacaaccacgtGCACCACTCCAGCGGagataccaacaacaaccacctgCTCAACTCCGGCTgagaaaccaacaacaaccacttgcTCAACTCCGGCTgagaaaccaacaacaaccacaactcCCGCtgcaaaaccaacaacaaccacttgcTCTACTCCAGCTgagaaaccaacaacaaccacttgcACCACTCCAGCTGAGGCACCGACAACAACCACCACGTGTACAACAACTCCTGCCacgccaccaacaacaaccacgtGCACCACAACACCTGTTGGAacgtcaacaacaaccaccTGCTCGCCACCCACTACAAAGCCGTGTGCGGAGCCAACGACAACCGTCTGCCCTACACTAGAatcaaccacagcaacagctgcctCATGGTGGAGGTTGTGGTAG
- the LOC117780358 gene encoding protein bunched, class 2/F/G isoform isoform X8 yields MAENQSAANEDSGQQQQQHTQQQQVAVASAAAATIANSGQASGSNSAASSPENSQESHSIVANTAATVAAATTTTTTAATRRQQSTQEQQQRASSNNMFDRHVNAKLKPTGGNPSGGGGNTAPARRNSIQTAARGASMVSTTSIKKPPLTKVNSLGGTGHHHHHHLHSNNSNSSSNNSNNIQRTTSESLRLNALNRGAAAAAAVEAAATAAAAATTTAAAVSRAASNLTLNSSASSVSLAPKSSSSNNTAATTTSSNSSSSNNSSNNSKASSPNNNGATATRGNSQQQQQPAPQQHHHHAHHHHHQHHHHHHQQQQQSHSQGHQPTTSATAAGGGVATAGGNNRKPKTTSSFQITSVTVGHAKLNAAGDTGDESADDLDESHTDDNSRITDLENENETPSMSEDTFSKEEVYYANNALSTTAPVIPTSSQYGLVVMDPPANQHQSMQNVQLNVGDNIINVVTPGSNKKKDDLKEQQQHRSERFKVVKIESTEPFKRGRWMCMDYLDHSSVGAANNNEKTANTEATAAGVAADDATLPPKTTQSMILPPTMLHENHVEAASADANWNFAEHQQQSQQQQQQSQQQQQQQLQATATVAAAQQLSATPSGVMTAPATVVHGMQQFVADAQHQHQQQQQQQLYDSVNANAATPSEGTPHGQTLPMDYATAAAQQLQQSLQQLKQQEQQAAAATVAYLPANSSTSNNTNTTTTTNNNNNNATAATVAVSEPQLAAMSSSYVEQQQQQQPLSPVSQTPQIAPTFAAVAAGQQQPPPSANFQLEQQQQQQQQQQQPTSQIDGVAPVFPAATIAVAAATPTSQTSNTSTSIAATAAATTSATVAAVTVQTQGQTLPLLSHVSNYESSAGASAATASAAAAAGIPTLQLQSAPATIADVQQMLVLDEQSQQQSAAAAATQPQQQIPPTNIASVSANNNNVNLTTAAAATTTTATADATSLALSDEQQSTSTAIAAATTAATAATATSTAAQIQQLQQQPNAESETER; encoded by the exons ATGGCCGAGAATCAAAGCGCTGCCAACGAAGATTCCggtcagcaacagcaacaacatacacagcagcaacaagtaGCAGTAGcaagcgcagcagcagcaacaattgctaaTAGCGGCCAAGCAAGCGGCAGCAACTCGGCCGCCTCATCGCCCGAAAACTCGCAAGAATCCCACAGCATTGTAGcaaacacagcagcaacagtagcagcagcaacaaccaccacaacaacagcagccacacgCCGGCAACAGTCCACTcaggaacagcagcaacgcgccagcagcaacaacatgtttGATCGTCACGTTAATGCCAAGTTAAAGCCAACAGGTGGCAACCCTagcggtggtggtggcaacACAGCGCCAGCACGTCGCAATTCCATACAAACAGCAGCGCGTGGTGCTAGCATGGTCAGCACCACCAGCATTAAGAAACCACCGCTGACCAAGGTGAATTCACTGGGCGGCACCGggcaccatcatcatcatcatttgcacagcaacaacagcaacagtagcagtaacaacagcaacaacatacaGCGCACTACCAGCGAAAGTTTGCGTTTAAATGCGCTCAATCGCggcgctgctgcagctgctgctgtcgaggcagctgcaacagcagcggcagcagcaacaacaacagctgctgctgtgtcgCGTGCCGCAAGCAATTTAACGCTTAACAGCAGCGCCTCGAGTGTTTCATTGGCGCCCAAgtcgagcagcagcaacaacacggCGGCAACTActaccagcagcaacagcagcagcagcaacaacagtagtAACAACAGCAAGGCCAGCTCGCCCAATAACAAtggtgcaactgcaacacgtGGCAacagccagcagcagcaacagccagcaccgcagcaacatcatcatcatgcgcaccaccatcatcatcaacatcatcatcatcatcatcagcagcagcagcaaagtcACAGTCAAGGACATCAgccaacaacatcagcaacagctgctggtggtggtgttgcAACTGCTGGCGGCAACAATCGCAAACCAAAGACGACTTCCTCATTTCAAATCACCTCCGTGACGGTGGGTCATGCCAAATTAAATGCCGCCGGTGATACAGGCGATGAAAGCGCCGATGATTTGGATGAATCTCATACAGACGACAATAGTCGCATCACCGATCtggagaatgagaatgagacaCCGTCAATGTCCGAGGATACATTCTCCAAGGAGGAAGTGTATTACGCCAACAATGCATTGAGCACCACAGCACCTGTAATACCCACCAGTTCACAGTACGGACTGGTTGTGATGGATCCTCCTGCAAATCAGCATCAGAGCATGCAGAATGTACAGCTGAATGTTGGTGATAATATTATCAATGTGGTCACGCCTgggagcaacaaaaaaaaggacgacttgaaggagcaacagcaacataggAGTGAAAGATTTAAGGTGGTTAAAATTGAGTCAACGGAACCATTTAAACGTGGTCGTTGGATGTGTATGGATTACTTGGATCACTCCAGCGTCGGAGCggccaacaacaatgaaaagaCTGCTAACACGGAGGCAACAGCGGCAGGTGTTGCTGCTGACGATGCAACATTGCCGCCAAAGACAACACAGAGCATGATACTGCCGCCAACAATGTTACATGAGAATCATGTGGAAGCTGCTTCAGCAGATGCCAATTGGAATTTTGCCGAGCATCAGCAAcagtcacagcagcagcagcagcaatcacagcagcagcagcaacaacagttgcaagcgacagcaacagttgctgcggCACAACAGCTAAGTGCCACGCCCAGTGGTGTCATGACAGCACCTGCCACAGTGGTGCATGGCATGCAACAGTTTGTTGCTGATGCGCAACaccaacatcagcagcaacaacaacaacagctctaTGATAGTGTTAATGCCAATGCTGCCACGCCCTCTGAGGGCACGCCCCATGGTCAAACATTGCCGATGGATTatgcaacggcagcagcacagcagctgcaacagtcGCTGCAGCAATTAaagcaacaggagcaacaggcagcagcagcaacagttgcttaTTTGCCagccaacagcagcaccagcaacaacaccaataccactactactactaacaacaacaacaacaatgcgacagcagcaactgttgctgtgaGTGAGCCGCAGCTGGCAGCAATGAGCAGCAGTTATgtggaacagcaacaacaacaacaaccattgTCGCCGGTCTCACAGACGCCACAGATCGCGCCCAcatttgcagctgttgctgccgggCAACAACAGCCGCCGCCGTCGGCAAATTTCCAGctggagcaacagcaacaacagcagcagcaacaacagcagccaacaTCGCAAATTGATGGTGTTGCACCAGTGtttccagcagcaacaattgccgTTGCAGCCGCAACTCCAACATCACAGACTTCAAACACTTCCACAAGcatagcagcaacagcagcagcaaccacctcagcaactgttgcagcaGTAACTGTACAGACTCAGGGACAAACATTGCCATTGCTGTCGCACGTGAGCAACTATGAGTCATCAGCTGGCGCTagtgcagcaacagcatcagctgccgctgctgctggcatACCAACATTGCAGCTGCAAAGTGCACCGGCAACAATTGCTGATGTGCAGCAAATGTTAGTCCTGGATGAGCAATCACAACAgcaatcagcagcagcagcagcaacacaacCCCAACAACAGATTCCGCCAACAAATATCGCGAGTGTTAgtgccaataataataatgtgaatttaacaacagcagcagcagcaaccacaacaacagcaacagcagacgCAACATCGCTCGCTTTGAGCGATGAACAACAATCGACATCAACggcaatagcagcagcaacaactgccgccacagcagcaacagcaacatcgacaGCAGCACAGatacaacagctacaacagcaaccaaaTGCAGAATCCGAGACTGAAAG gtaa
- the LOC117780364 gene encoding salivary glue protein Sgs-3-like isoform X3: MKIQYVLLPLVALLVANTGAANIRSSVKTVNNDLYRRYVCAKKPDGFRTLRPGSCSQFFECQAGVAIPKTCLRFFDSKAQKCVDYNIGCVEVKQTTNKKDIENITPPCETTTPPWEETTTTCSTPAEKPTTTTCSTPAEKPTTTTCSTPAEKPTTTTCSTPAEKPTTTTCSTPADKPTTTTCTTPAKKPTTTTCSTPAEKPTTTTCSTPAEKPTTTTTPAAKPTTTTCSTPAEIPTTTTCSTPAEKPTTTTTPAAKPTTTTCTTPAEAPTTTTTCTTTPATPPTTTTCTTPAEKPTTTTCSTPAEKPTTTTTPAAKPTTTTCSTPAEKPTTTTCTTPAEAPTTTTTCTTTPATPPTTTTCTTTPVGTSTTTTCSPPTTKPCAEPTTTVCPTLESTTATAASWWRLW; encoded by the exons ATGAAGATCCAATAtg TCCTTTTGCCCCTTGTGGCTCTTTTAGTGGCCAACACCGGAGCGGCCAACATTAGATCCTCGGTAAAGACCGTTAATAATGACCTATATCGTCGGTATGTCTGTGCCAAAAAGCCCGATGGATTTCGTACTCTGAGACCTGGCAGTTGCTCACAGTTCTTTGAGTGTCAGGCTGGCGTTGCCATTCCCAAAACTTGCCTCCGTTTCTTTGATTCTAAGGCCCAGAAGTGTGTGGACTACAACATAGGCTGTGTTGAGGTTAAACAGACGACGAATAAGAAagatatagaaaatataacaCCACCATGTGAGACAACCACGCCACCGTGGGaggaaacaacaaccacttgcTCCACTCCGGCTGAGAAACCCACAACAACCACCTGCTCAACTCCGGCtgaaaaaccaacaacaaccacttgcTCAACTCCGGCTgagaaaccaacaacaaccacttgcTCAACTCCGGCTGAGAAACCCACAACAACCACCTGCTCAACTCCAGCTGataaaccaacaacaacaacctgcACCACTCCAGctaaaaaaccaacaacaaccacttgcTCAACTCCGGCTgagaaaccaacaacaaccacttgcTCAACTCCGGCTGAGA aaccaacaacaaccacaactcCCGCtgcaaaaccaacaacaaccacttgcTCTACTCCAGCTGAGatacccacaacaacaacttgctcAACTCCGGCTgagaaaccaacaacaaccacaactcCCGCTGCA aaaccaacaacaaccacttgcACCACTCCAGCTGAGGCACCGACAACAACCACCACGTGTACAACAACTCCTGCCacgccaccaacaacaaccacgtGCACCACTCCAGCGGag aaaccaacaacaaccacttgcTCAACTCCGGCTgagaaaccaacaacaaccacaactcCCGCtgcaaaaccaacaacaaccacttgcTCTACTCCAGCTgagaaaccaacaacaaccacttgcACCACTCCAGCTGAGGCACCGACAACAACCACCACGTGTACAACAACTCCTGCCacgccaccaacaacaaccacgtGCACCACAACACCTGTTGGAacgtcaacaacaaccaccTGCTCGCCACCCACTACAAAGCCGTGTGCGGAGCCAACGACAACCGTCTGCCCTACACTAGAatcaaccacagcaacagctgcctCATGGTGGAGGTTGTGGTAG
- the LOC117780364 gene encoding salivary glue protein Sgs-3-like isoform X6: MKIQYVLLPLVALLVANTGAANIRSSVKTVNNDLYRRYVCAKKPDGFRTLRPGSCSQFFECQAGVAIPKTCLRFFDSKAQKCVDYNIGCVEVKQTTNKKDIENITPPCETTTPPWEETTTTCSTPAEKPTTTTCSTPAEKPTTTTCSTPAEKPTTTTCSTPAEKPTTTTCSTPADKPTTTTCTTPAKKPTTTTCSTPAEKPTTTTCSTPAEKPTTTTTPAAKPTTTTCTTPAEIPTTTTCSTPAEKPTTTTCSTPAEKPTTTTTPAAKPTTTTCSTPAEKPTTTTCTTPAEAPTTTTTCTTTPATPPTTTTCTTTPVGTSTTTTCSPPTTKPCAEPTTTVCPTLESTTATAASWWRLW, from the exons ATGAAGATCCAATAtg TCCTTTTGCCCCTTGTGGCTCTTTTAGTGGCCAACACCGGAGCGGCCAACATTAGATCCTCGGTAAAGACCGTTAATAATGACCTATATCGTCGGTATGTCTGTGCCAAAAAGCCCGATGGATTTCGTACTCTGAGACCTGGCAGTTGCTCACAGTTCTTTGAGTGTCAGGCTGGCGTTGCCATTCCCAAAACTTGCCTCCGTTTCTTTGATTCTAAGGCCCAGAAGTGTGTGGACTACAACATAGGCTGTGTTGAGGTTAAACAGACGACGAATAAGAAagatatagaaaatataacaCCACCATGTGAGACAACCACGCCACCGTGGGaggaaacaacaaccacttgcTCCACTCCGGCTGAGAAACCCACAACAACCACCTGCTCAACTCCGGCtgaaaaaccaacaacaaccacttgcTCAACTCCGGCTgagaaaccaacaacaaccacttgcTCAACTCCGGCTGAGAAACCCACAACAACCACCTGCTCAACTCCAGCTGataaaccaacaacaacaacctgcACCACTCCAGctaaaaaaccaacaacaaccacttgcTCAACTCCGGCTgagaaaccaacaacaaccacttgcTCAACTCCGGCTGAGA aaccaacaacaaccacaactcCCGCtgcaaaaccaacaacaaccact tGCACCACTCCAGCGGagataccaacaacaaccacctgCTCAACTCCGGCTgagaaaccaacaacaaccacttgcTCAACTCCGGCTgagaaaccaacaacaaccacaactcCCGCtgcaaaaccaacaacaaccacttgcTCTACTCCAGCTgagaaaccaacaacaaccacttgcACCACTCCAGCTGAGGCACCGACAACAACCACCACGTGTACAACAACTCCTGCCacgccaccaacaacaaccacgtGCACCACAACACCTGTTGGAacgtcaacaacaaccaccTGCTCGCCACCCACTACAAAGCCGTGTGCGGAGCCAACGACAACCGTCTGCCCTACACTAGAatcaaccacagcaacagctgcctCATGGTGGAGGTTGTGGTAG
- the LOC117780364 gene encoding salivary glue protein Sgs-3-like isoform X4 — MKIQYVLLPLVALLVANTGAANIRSSVKTVNNDLYRRYVCAKKPDGFRTLRPGSCSQFFECQAGVAIPKTCLRFFDSKAQKCVDYNIGCVEVKQTTNKKDIENITPPCETTTPPWEETTTTCSTPAEKPTTTTCSTPAEKPTTTTCSTPAEKPTTTTCSTPAEKPTTTTCSTPADKPTTTTCTTPAKKPTTTTCSTPAEKPTTTTCSTPAEKPTTTTTPAAKPTTTTCSTPAEIPTTTTCSTPAEKPTTTTTPAAKPTTTTCTTPAEAPTTTTTCTTTPATPPTTTTCTTPAEIPTTTTCSTPAEKPTTTTCSTPAEKPTTTTTPAAKPTTTTCTTPAEAPTTTTTCTTTPATPPTTTTCTTTPVGTSTTTTCSPPTTKPCAEPTTTVCPTLESTTATAASWWRLW; from the exons ATGAAGATCCAATAtg TCCTTTTGCCCCTTGTGGCTCTTTTAGTGGCCAACACCGGAGCGGCCAACATTAGATCCTCGGTAAAGACCGTTAATAATGACCTATATCGTCGGTATGTCTGTGCCAAAAAGCCCGATGGATTTCGTACTCTGAGACCTGGCAGTTGCTCACAGTTCTTTGAGTGTCAGGCTGGCGTTGCCATTCCCAAAACTTGCCTCCGTTTCTTTGATTCTAAGGCCCAGAAGTGTGTGGACTACAACATAGGCTGTGTTGAGGTTAAACAGACGACGAATAAGAAagatatagaaaatataacaCCACCATGTGAGACAACCACGCCACCGTGGGaggaaacaacaaccacttgcTCCACTCCGGCTGAGAAACCCACAACAACCACCTGCTCAACTCCGGCtgaaaaaccaacaacaaccacttgcTCAACTCCGGCTgagaaaccaacaacaaccacttgcTCAACTCCGGCTGAGAAACCCACAACAACCACCTGCTCAACTCCAGCTGataaaccaacaacaacaacctgcACCACTCCAGctaaaaaaccaacaacaaccacttgcTCAACTCCGGCTgagaaaccaacaacaaccacttgcTCAACTCCGGCTGAGA aaccaacaacaaccacaactcCCGCtgcaaaaccaacaacaaccacttgcTCTACTCCAGCTGAGatacccacaacaacaacttgctcAACTCCGGCTgagaaaccaacaacaaccacaactcCCGCTGCA aaaccaacaacaaccacttgcACCACTCCAGCTGAGGCACCGACAACAACCACCACGTGTACAACAACTCCTGCCacgccaccaacaacaaccacgtGCACCACTCCAGCGGagataccaacaacaaccacctgCTCAACTCCGGCTgagaaaccaacaacaaccacttgcTCAACTCCGGCTgagaaaccaacaacaaccacaactcCCGCtgca aaaccaacaacaaccacttgcACCACTCCAGCTGAGGCACCGACAACAACCACCACGTGTACAACAACTCCTGCCacgccaccaacaacaaccacgtGCACCACAACACCTGTTGGAacgtcaacaacaaccaccTGCTCGCCACCCACTACAAAGCCGTGTGCGGAGCCAACGACAACCGTCTGCCCTACACTAGAatcaaccacagcaacagctgcctCATGGTGGAGGTTGTGGTAG
- the LOC117780364 gene encoding salivary glue protein Sgs-3-like isoform X1, with translation MKIQYVLLPLVALLVANTGAANIRSSVKTVNNDLYRRYVCAKKPDGFRTLRPGSCSQFFECQAGVAIPKTCLRFFDSKAQKCVDYNIGCVEVKQTTNKKDIENITPPCETTTPPWEETTTTCSTPAEKPTTTTCSTPAEKPTTTTCSTPAEKPTTTTCSTPAEKPTTTTCSTPADKPTTTTCTTPAKKPTTTTCSTPAEKPTTTTCSTPAEKPTTTTTPAAKPTTTTCSTPAEIPTTTTCSTPAEKPTTTTTPAAKPTTTTCTTPAEAPTTTTTCTTTPATPPTTTTCTTPAEIPTTTTCSTPAEKPTTTTCSTPAEKPTTTTTPAAKPTTTTCSTPAEKPTTTTCTTPAEAPTTTTTCTTTPATPPTTTTCTTTPVGTSTTTTCSPPTTKPCAEPTTTVCPTLESTTATAASWWRLW, from the exons ATGAAGATCCAATAtg TCCTTTTGCCCCTTGTGGCTCTTTTAGTGGCCAACACCGGAGCGGCCAACATTAGATCCTCGGTAAAGACCGTTAATAATGACCTATATCGTCGGTATGTCTGTGCCAAAAAGCCCGATGGATTTCGTACTCTGAGACCTGGCAGTTGCTCACAGTTCTTTGAGTGTCAGGCTGGCGTTGCCATTCCCAAAACTTGCCTCCGTTTCTTTGATTCTAAGGCCCAGAAGTGTGTGGACTACAACATAGGCTGTGTTGAGGTTAAACAGACGACGAATAAGAAagatatagaaaatataacaCCACCATGTGAGACAACCACGCCACCGTGGGaggaaacaacaaccacttgcTCCACTCCGGCTGAGAAACCCACAACAACCACCTGCTCAACTCCGGCtgaaaaaccaacaacaaccacttgcTCAACTCCGGCTgagaaaccaacaacaaccacttgcTCAACTCCGGCTGAGAAACCCACAACAACCACCTGCTCAACTCCAGCTGataaaccaacaacaacaacctgcACCACTCCAGctaaaaaaccaacaacaaccacttgcTCAACTCCGGCTgagaaaccaacaacaaccacttgcTCAACTCCGGCTGAGA aaccaacaacaaccacaactcCCGCtgcaaaaccaacaacaaccacttgcTCTACTCCAGCTGAGatacccacaacaacaacttgctcAACTCCGGCTgagaaaccaacaacaaccacaactcCCGCTGCA aaaccaacaacaaccacttgcACCACTCCAGCTGAGGCACCGACAACAACCACCACGTGTACAACAACTCCTGCCacgccaccaacaacaaccacgtGCACCACTCCAGCGGagataccaacaacaaccacctgCTCAACTCCGGCTgagaaaccaacaacaaccacttgcTCAACTCCGGCTgagaaaccaacaacaaccacaactcCCGCtgcaaaaccaacaacaaccacttgcTCTACTCCAGCTgagaaaccaacaacaaccacttgcACCACTCCAGCTGAGGCACCGACAACAACCACCACGTGTACAACAACTCCTGCCacgccaccaacaacaaccacgtGCACCACAACACCTGTTGGAacgtcaacaacaaccaccTGCTCGCCACCCACTACAAAGCCGTGTGCGGAGCCAACGACAACCGTCTGCCCTACACTAGAatcaaccacagcaacagctgcctCATGGTGGAGGTTGTGGTAG
- the LOC117780364 gene encoding salivary glue protein Sgs-3-like isoform X2 has product MKIQYVLLPLVALLVANTGAANIRSSVKTVNNDLYRRYVCAKKPDGFRTLRPGSCSQFFECQAGVAIPKTCLRFFDSKAQKCVDYNIGCVEVKQTTNKKDIENITPPCETTTPPWEETTTTCSTPAEKPTTTTCSTPAEKPTTTTCSTPAEKPTTTTCSTPAEKPTTTTCSTPADKPTTTTCTTPAKKPTTTTCSTPAEKPTTTTCSTPAEKPTTTTTPAAKPTTTTCSTPAEIPTTTTCSTPAEKPTTTTTPAAKPTTTTCTTPAEAPTTTTTCTTTPATPPTTTTCTTPAEIPTTTTCSTPAEKPTTTTCSTPAEKPTTTTTPAAKPTTTTCSTPAEKPTTTTCTTPAEAPTTTTTCTTTPATPPTTTTCTTTPVGTSTTTTCSPPTTKPCAEPTTTVCPTLESTTATAASWWRLW; this is encoded by the exons ATGAAGATCCAATAtg TCCTTTTGCCCCTTGTGGCTCTTTTAGTGGCCAACACCGGAGCGGCCAACATTAGATCCTCGGTAAAGACCGTTAATAATGACCTATATCGTCGGTATGTCTGTGCCAAAAAGCCCGATGGATTTCGTACTCTGAGACCTGGCAGTTGCTCACAGTTCTTTGAGTGTCAGGCTGGCGTTGCCATTCCCAAAACTTGCCTCCGTTTCTTTGATTCTAAGGCCCAGAAGTGTGTGGACTACAACATAGGCTGTGTTGAGGTTAAACAGACGACGAATAAGAAagatatagaaaatataacaCCACCATGTGAGACAACCACGCCACCGTGGGaggaaacaacaaccacttgcTCCACTCCGGCTGAGAAACCCACAACAACCACCTGCTCAACTCCGGCtgaaaaaccaacaacaaccacttgcTCAACTCCGGCTgagaaaccaacaacaaccacttgcTCAACTCCGGCTGAGAAACCCACAACAACCACCTGCTCAACTCCAGCTGataaaccaacaacaacaacctgcACCACTCCAGctaaaaaaccaacaacaaccacttgcTCAACTCCGGCTgagaaaccaacaacaaccacttgcTCAACTCCGGCTGAGA aaccaacaacaaccacaactcCCGCtgcaaaaccaacaacaaccacttgcTCTACTCCAGCTGAGatacccacaacaacaacttgctcAACTCCGGCTgagaaaccaacaacaaccacaactcCCGCTGCAAAACCAACAAC aaccacttgcACCACTCCAGCTGAGGCACCGACAACAACCACCACGTGTACAACAACTCCTGCCacgccaccaacaacaaccacgtGCACCACTCCAGCGGagataccaacaacaaccacctgCTCAACTCCGGCTgagaaaccaacaacaaccacttgcTCAACTCCGGCTgagaaaccaacaacaaccacaactcCCGCtgcaaaaccaacaacaaccacttgcTCTACTCCAGCTgagaaaccaacaacaaccacttgcACCACTCCAGCTGAGGCACCGACAACAACCACCACGTGTACAACAACTCCTGCCacgccaccaacaacaaccacgtGCACCACAACACCTGTTGGAacgtcaacaacaaccaccTGCTCGCCACCCACTACAAAGCCGTGTGCGGAGCCAACGACAACCGTCTGCCCTACACTAGAatcaaccacagcaacagctgcctCATGGTGGAGGTTGTGGTAG